DNA sequence from the Salminus brasiliensis chromosome 3, fSalBra1.hap2, whole genome shotgun sequence genome:
TTGCAGAAGTAATCATTTTTACTGATTTTCTCTGAATTATTTTACCAAcctattttattaaaattattattgtttctAATTCTGACTAATAatgtcaaaatataaaaaaaaacttataaCAAGACACTAATTTTACTTTCCTAacgtctctctgtgtgtctgactgACTCCAGGTCAGCGCCCAGCTGTCTGCACAGCCAACAGAGGCTCCCCACAGCCTGTGCTATGCAGGGGACCTCTACTATGCATGTGAgtatgatcacacacacacacacacacacacacacactatatgtccaaatgtttgtggacacccattgctgacacagatgtgcaaatgcacacatgtagagaagaagaagtactgccaatagaataggactctctggagcagatcaacatcatgaccctattggctccatgctgcctaataataccaggcgtgggctagaggggtataaagccccccagcattgaggagctgtggagcagtggaactgtggatgagttggggatggtgaggtgggtggtgatcatcatcatccaacatcctgacctcactaacactcttgtcgctgaatgcaatcaaatcctcacagcaatgcccctccaaaatctagtagaaagtctcattctctggacagtagagacagttactccaacagaagcaggatcagctcttttaatacccttgatttcagaagaaactatgaatgagcgggtgtcccaatacttttgtccatatcatatgcacaattattattattgttataacaAACAGGGGCATTATATTGACATTCTGTGAACTTCGTCcgtacatataaatatatattaaggTCATTTTATGTTactgtatgttttgtttttgttgatttaattattttactgtattattatcTTCTATATTCCGTCCTCATGATCTTGTCTCACGTGCAAGCAGACAGTTATCAAGGCATGCAAGAACTGCTGTAAATGCAGCTGTGAGTGTTAACTGTGCTCCTTCTGCTCTGGTGTGACgacagatgaacacacagttaagtatGGACACCAACCTCATTGGAATGCCAGGCCCCGCCCATCCAGGATCATGCCCCTCCCTCCAGGTAGGGCGTCTTACATGTCACCTTTATCCTCTTCATTTTCACAGAGTTGTGATTTGTCGCTATAGTAACCACAGAGTCAGACAGGGAGTGTGAAGGTGTTCACACAGCTTCActgcaccctcacacacactcttcctcgcgcgcacacacacacacacacaaacacacacacagtttctgaCTCTCTGAGTGAAGAAAGGAGCAGATTAGGTTTCAAAGCCCAGGTCCTGACCCGGtggtgacctcactaactttgtcaaaGATGCCTTTGTGGTTGTGTGTATGGGTTGTGTCTGTGCATGCGTGTGCTGGCATGCCTGTCTGGCCTAACTACCAAGAGacaaaacacatgaaagcataAACAGgccttttatatatatttatatatatttatatacatatatatactgatcagccataacaatagcACCCCCTGCCTAATTCTGAGCAGATCTCCCtcgtgccgccacaacagatctaaccattggaggcatgaactccacaagacctctgaaggtgtcctgctgtggtctctggcaccaagagacctgcctgctgatgttctggagatgttctgacccagtcattatctagaacatcacagtctggttcttgtcaaagtgtctcagattcttacgcttctactgcttcatcaccttcatcatcttcaagaactgactgttcactcgctgcctaatatgtagatccacccctcgacagacaggagacactggaTCCAGATCAGCAGTGTTCTTCTTCTACTCCAGctgcagtggttttaatgttatggctgattggtgtatgtatatgtatgtgtattaaACAGAAATATACAGTACAGAATTACTGTGCAATATggtcagtgtatatatagttgatgtgaggcaaaaaccttgtatcttcataatgtgaatctgggaattgttctttatattatatcagaatttcaggatgaacagaccaatagaaacgctccaaaatgacctggagtaaaatctttttaccCTGACTTTGAATTGAACTCAACAATATATGCACAAtttggacgaaagtattgggacacctacaggaccTTTTATGTCATCCTGTTCTAACACCATAGTCAttattaatctggagctggtccccctttgctctaagctctaccagcagcagcaggaggtctggagctctgctgcagttactgagtcagttggaggcttttctgcactctgctctgagctcagcactcggccctgacaccgctctgtaactttacgtggtctgacagacactcggtggacactgagctgctctctgtgagctgttcctcctaaactcttccactgttcaataataacaccactcacagctgatggaggaagatctaggacggaggagatttcaccagctgacttgtagttggtgcagcggtgtctcctattacatacagaaccacgctggagttcagtgagctcttcagaacctcccgttctttcactgatgtgtggaagaaaggcagactgcagggctagaggctggagtttatacacctgtgcTGATGagactgaatcaaacacctgaaTTTGATGATTAGAAGGTGtctcaaaacttttgtccacatagtgtatgtatatattggaCATTGTCCAGTAATTTTGCATAAATGTTGTAAATCTTTGGGGTCTAACCTCTCAGTGGAATCACTGACCTGTAAAGAGATGAATACCTGCTGACAGATACGGCCTTGTTCCCTCACCCAATCCCTCAGAGGTCAAAGGTCATGCCAAGCCAGTCACACCCCGCAGTATCCAATGGGAACCAGAACCCTGTGGGTCACATGATGGGGATGGTGTCATCACAACAGCACAGGAGAGCAGGGCTACCACCACTGACACACCTGCCAGCACCGCCTCACCACACTTACCAGCAGCACTgccacagccaatcacagcaaaGACACGTCCACCGACAGCAAAGTCAGGAGCAGCCACCTCACAGCTGTGCCCACCACTCTCCCCCTGCACACCTGCACCCAGGCCCCGCCCATCTGACTGCCACTCACCTGACACATCAGCCGATACCTGCACAGGTAGACGTTCAGCCTCAGtgcacatgcttctctaccttcagatgctgcttctggagctctcagctgtCCAGGAGAGGGCGCTCAAAGCAGGATCTGTATTTACAACAGCAGAGTAAAaatgaattacactccacaactgttGGGGGAGCCCcggagcaaaaaataccaattctagCATAGAACAATGTAATAGTGCAGTCTGCAGTCACTGCAGCTACTGCTGGGGACACTGGTCATAAAGGACCATCAAGTGGCTAGCTGTGCCAACCCACCATTCAGACAGGCTGTTTACCCTTATTTACAGCCCCTCAGAGCAGgacagggtgcctccaggaccaaggTTCGAGAAACACAGCACCCTGTCCTGCACACAGGGCTGGCCCAAGCCTTCATGGGGCCCTATGCAGATTTTaatttgcccccccccccacccccacctcagcaccagatgcttcatcattccatagggagagagatattgcgCAATGCGCTGAAGCACCAGGACCTTTATCCACCACCAAGGCggcgcatatctgcatttgcccaacagtggcagcagccaataGCAGGAATCAATTAACCTAGTATGGTGAGCcgactataaaaataaattcatataaAAATCACTTTTACCTGTGAAATACCagaaaaaatgtagataaatgatTTGAATATAGTAAAGATTACataagattttatttatatataatgcgCTGAATATATGTAGCTCCAGAACAAATGAAGGGACCACCCTACATAAtcaatttctctggttttactggacaacatttaataataaaaataaaaaaaataactaattagggcatttatttatttgcagaaatgacaactgctcaaataatgcaaagacattcttataataattataattgcaattataataagttattattataatattaatatattattattaagatataaacactaatatttgcttatatttgaactttgagagcattcataaatcactatggtgaaataacctcgacagccaatcacagctctcatgtcctGGCAAGCTCTCCACTATTCTtttacattgctgttgggaccttatgccattcatagtctgtaaattcagctaattcagctttgtttgatgaaatacctggaataaaaaaaaatataatatatatatatatatatatatatatatatatatatatatatatatatataataaagataTATAGATACTTATAAATCTTTAAGTAACATATTTAATGAGCTTTTTCTTTTGCCCACAACACGTTCAATGTATTTTAGTAATGATGTGCAGAATTAtagaatatttaaataatatgttAATAAGAGCTAATCTAATCATAATTACTAAAGCCTTGTTTATAAATGACTTTTTTCCAGATGTCTCCCATTCCCAAAAGCTCCTGCTCCGAGTCTCCTCCGCAGACGAGTGGAGGGAGACGCAGACGGACGGCAGACGATGACCCAGACGAGCGCAGGAGGAAGTTTCTGGAAAGGAACAGGGCGGCAGCCTCGCGCTGCAGACAGAAGAGGAAAGTCTGGGTGTCGTCTCTGGAGAAGAAGGCCGAGGAGCTCACACACACGAACCTGCAGCTACAGGTGGCCTCACACACTGAACCGACACACTTCACATAGTCAGGATGTTTGATTATAGATACattgcatgtccaaatgtttgtggacaccccatcttatgaatgctttcagttactttaggctgcacccattgctgatgtgcaaatacacacacacagctggtctagtccctgtagagaagtactgccaatagaataggaccttctggagcagatcaacatcatgaccctattgacaccatgtctcctaataatgccaggcgtgggctagaggggtataaagccccccagcattgaggagctgtggagcagtggaagagctgtgttctctggaatgatggtggtggagctccacccagtacttttgggagttggggatgatgaggtggggtggagatcatcatcatccaacatcctgacctcactaacgcttctgtcgctgaatgcaatcaaatcctcacagcaatgctcctcctccaaaatatagtagaaagtcttcttctctgcatagtagagacagttactccaacagaagcaggagaaacttgatttcagaacaaacaatgaatgagcaggtgtcccaatacttttgtcattgtCCATAAAGGTATGGATTTTATATTGATTATTTGTGTTGTTACAGAATGAAGTGACATTGCTCAGGTCAGAGGTCACTCAGCTAAAGCAGATTCTGCTGGCCCATAAAGACTGCCCCGTCACGACCAGACAGGAATCACAGGGTGAGtcaaactaacacacacacacacacacacactaatcacaatcataatcatattattattattattattagtagtagtagtattaacaataatagcaataataataataataataataaatactaataataataataataatgtctgaAATCATAAAGACGTAACTGTATTCTGGAGAAATATGCAATTCAATGAAAATTAATATACAGCAATTACTGATTTACAATGATAATTGCCTTGAGATTTGATCACTTAAAATATGAGATATTCTAAATATTCTATAATGCTTATTACAGGGGATGCACAAAAATATCATAACCATTGTccagatatatatgtataccatgaatatataatattatataatgaatataataaatgttattgAAATTTTGAATTTAGTTTGATCAAcatttcaatattctatgtatgtATTGAACTTCAAAAGATGGCCAGATGACACAGAGCCCCGCCCTAAACAATGATGTGTTCTATTAATTTTACTGCACTCATAACTCTACAGATATACAGTTT
Encoded proteins:
- the creb5a gene encoding cyclic AMP-responsive element-binding protein 5 yields the protein MNVDQDRPYVCTAPGCTQRFQREDHLIIHRHKHEMTLKFPSIKCDNTLSDQTPTPTRFLRNCEEVGLFSDLELDQAEEEDEDDKQSFEGQRSSVSSQTHHEGQRQHPQFQPHQPHQPHQLSHQPQQQPQCSLAQLHESHLHTHTSQSASQCSATRHTTHSTTNTQSAPSCLHSQQRLPTACAMQGTSTMHMNTQLSMDTNLIGMPGPAHPGSCPSLQRSKVMPSQSHPAVSNGNQNPVGHMMGMVSSQQHRRAGLPPLTHLPAPPHHTYQQHCHSQSQQRHVHRQQSQEQPPHSCAHHSPPAHLHPGPAHLTATHLTHQPIPAQMSPIPKSSCSESPPQTSGGRRRRTADDDPDERRRKFLERNRAAASRCRQKRKVWVSSLEKKAEELTHTNLQLQNEVTLLRSEVTQLKQILLAHKDCPVTTRQESQGGSPTRSPIQTHGVQHNSISTSSITAGHTHLTTPSHSAS